One window from the genome of Yamadazyma tenuis chromosome 7, complete sequence encodes:
- the BUD6 gene encoding Bud site selection protein 6 (BUSCO:EOG09261I1I; COG:S; EggNog:ENOG503NVUH) gives MSNSPAVSQGSKHSSKRHSTNSIESSVTRLLVSTKHLLESLTQWAKKEVDDKFVSDAYVKLGNDFRAASRAFNHAGVDISDIGDVPQALRVILESALSEAPSQENLNRFLPNIKNIIVSLLQNLKSKQNKAKLIAQDRDRSNSNSPPQDQKEQIKVIKRRQKSLESMSEDSSPQSIPQSRPQTQSIPPSQPPPLADPIANSIPKPSREKPEKKVSKEAKTERDALSQLQNESFLQRRASKRFSAYQYAKLANINPTNALPKVTPGDNRSVSIQSIRDSMRDRVSSSKTEVIDEFQKEDTYIFLKIEDQTKKAPIKMPVSFASLRLLFVEKFAYSPGASDFPEIYIVDPKTNVSYELEDQYLSDIKTGTLLCLNESKTYSNGKDSDAAADDTGSLTLDDSTHNNQSFKELEQTVSELKSKFDSFGGLIEATIKSSMKSIEIPMISAQQPTPIPSASLKNDQDSSVSNISRNGLATKNTEIPSELIKEVSSIENELKVIRQLQGANKSVVSTFVKNIDSKVKHLQESGIDATKSSNRIYMEKCHGRLSEESDSLLTKVDDLQDVMEGLRKDVAQRGVRVGAQQLKATMKEIVAAGDSLKDMSSFINKEKTVWKKIWEAELDRVCEEQQFFNLQDDLTKDLEEDLAKIQETFDLVEQCSLEQSKQSSYRRNKVVANLPIPEPGENLHSIKDAVLSEVAALKPDHESRVDAINKAEKLRQKNKQMMDLTEFQEELGSFIDDSKLRKSGGIDEIERQRQLKDSENLKSSMGGII, from the coding sequence ATGAGCAATTCACCTGCTGTTTCACAAGGATCGAAACATTCGAGCAAGAGGCATTCTACAAACTCCATTGAATCAAGTGTAACAAGATTATTGGTGTCCACTAAACACTTATTAGAAAGTTTAACTCAATGGGCTAAGAAAGAGGTTGACGATAAATTTGTTTCTGATGCTTATGTTAAGTTGGGTAACGATTTCAGGGCTGCCAGTAGAGCTTTTAATCATGCGGGTGTTGATATAAgtgatattggtgatgtaCCTCAAGCATTGAGGGTTATTTTAGAAAGTGCTTTGAGTGAAGCTCCTAGCCAGGAGAATTTAAACAGATTCTTGCCTAATatcaaaaatatcattgTTTCTTTGCTTCAGAACTTAAAGTCAAAGCAAAATAAAGCAAAGTTAATTGCTCAGGATAGAGATAGATCTAATTCTAACAGCCCACCTCAGGACCAGAAAGAACAGATTAAAGTGATAAAAAGGAGACAGAAGTCCCTAGAATCCATGTCAGAAGACTCCTCACCTCAATCAATTCCACAAAGTAGGCCTCAAACTCAGAGCATTCCCCCTTCTCAACCTCCTCCTTTGGCTGATCCTATTGCTAATTCTATTCCCAAGCCTTCTAGAGAAAAACCGGAGAAGAAAGTATCGAAAGAAGCCAAGACTGAAAGAGATGCCCTTAGCCAACTTCAGAATGAAAGTTTCCTTCAGAGAAGGGCTTCAAAAAGATTTAGTGCCTATCAGTACGCAAAGCTAGCGAACATAAATCCTACTAATGCACTACCAAAGGTCACACCTGGAGATAACCGTTCTGTGCTGATACAATCCATTAGAGATTCTATGCGCGATAGGGTCTCTTCAAGCAAGACAGAAGTTATAGACGAGTTTCAAAAAGAGGATACGTATATTTTCTTAAAGATCGAGGACCAAACCAAGAAAGCTCCAATAAAGATGCCAGTCAGCTTTGCTTCTTTAAGACTTCTTTtcgttgaaaaatttgCATATTCACCAGGAGCTTCAGATTTCCCTGAAATTTACATTGTGGATCCCAAGACCAATGTCTCTTACGAATTAGAAGATCAATATTTGAGTGATATCAAAACAGGGACTTTACTTTGTTTAAACGAATCCAAGACCTATTCTAATGGGAAGGATTCCGATGCAGCTGCTGACGATACTGGATCTTTAACTTTAGATGATAGCACGCATAATAATCAGTCATTCAAAGAGCTCGAACAGACAGTGCTGGAACTTAAGAGTAAGTTTGATTCGTTCGGTGGTTTAATAGAAGCAACTATAAAGAGCTCGATGAAATCGATCGAGATCCCTATGATTTCTGCTCAACAACCTACACCTATTCCTTCTGCTTCACTAAAAAATGACCAAGACCTGTCCGTCAGTAATATATCACGCAATGGTTTAGCTACTAAGAACACAGAAATCCCTTCtgaattgatcaaggaAGTCAGCTCTATAGagaatgagttgaaggtgatCAGGCAGCTTCAAGGGGCTAATAAGAGTGTTGTTCTGACATTTGTCAAAAATATTGATTCTAAAGTCaagcatcttcaagagaGTGGTATCGATGCCACAAAATCATCTAACAGAATATACATGGAAAAGTGTCATGGAAGATTATCTGAGGAATCTGATAGTCTATTGACCAAGGTTGATGATTTACAAGATGTGATGGAAGGTCTCAGAAAAGATGTTGCTCAACGTGGGGTCAGAGTGGGCGCACAGCAGTTGAAGGCCACAATGAAGGAGATTGTGGCTGCTGGCGACTCACTAAAGGACATGTCTagtttcatcaacaaggagAAGACAGTATGGAAAAAGATTTGGGAAGCGGAACTCGACAGAGTCTGCGAAGAGcaacaattcttcaaccttcaagatgatTTGACTAAAGATttagaagaagatcttgcCAAGATTCAGGAAACATTTGATCTTGTAGAACAATGTTCATTGGAGCAGAGCAAACAGAGCAGCTATAGAAGAAATAAAGTGGTTGCTAACTTACCAATCCCTGAACCAGGTGAGAATCTTCATAGTATCAAAGATGCTGTTTTGAGTGAAGTGGCTGCTTTAAAACCAGATCATGAAAGCAGAGTTGATGCAATCAATAAAGCTGAAAAACTTAGGCAAAAGAACAAGCAAATGATGGATTTGACAGAGTTTCAAGAGGAACTAGGCAGTtttattgatgattctaAGTTGAGAAAGTCTGGAggaattgatgaaattgaaaggCAAAGACAGCTCAAGGATTCAGAAAACCTTAAAAGCTCTATGGGTGGTATCATCTAA
- the RLF2 gene encoding chromatin assembly factor-I (CAF-I) p90 subunit (EggNog:ENOG503Q3JS; COG:T), with the protein MFKISTLAQTGSPVMTPSKEPQASMDGKRRVQSDLKSSNIVLEEDFSPSKRRCLSPDLTIIEDNDILDDAIENCDDEDKENSLSDEVKLQKQEEKLQKDKQKKEELRLQRLEQKEQEKLAKLKRKEEEKLEREIKKEEERLEKELKKERKKEEERLKKERKREEEREKKEQERLAKERRKEEEKLEKELKKEEERLERERKKGEERLERERKKEEERLERERKKEEERLQREKRKEEERLERERIKEEERLKLEEEREKGQRKISSFFAVNSQRTPTKAVIAKDKSETVTKEISESPYNKTFLPFFQKKTVMMAPSRQLSSSTLTIAISRYDELLKSESQAPLEEATAFFTPTKDNTSNSYKKATSPDDIISALNSSDVTEHEIYQMLQNIPGIKYLQFYENQKPPYIGTWCSKEHLGMNFPIFEPFNTSTTKYDYDYDSDLEWNGEEEGEGEDIDEDEDEDEDEDEMEADDDLDDFVDNDAKRKKKFMGPLVPICQWNDDNNPMFNGMKYERLHINIEFGIDPTRNYFNIKSSAAQIQSLGTSVQVSSVSSPAKGSSPTKANVLTPQKSTIKDEKVVFRLMQFLEENNKFTIGTLTELSKSKEEFGSFTKATLKHTIQELANYNKSTSNWEVKPEIKERLVQLHGSEC; encoded by the coding sequence ATGTTCAAAATAAGCACTTTAGCTCAAACTGGCTCGCCTGTAATGACCCCAAGCAAAGAACCACAGGCGTCTATGGATGGGAAGAGAAGAGTTCAGAGTGACTTAAAGTCGCTGAATATTGTTCTCGAAGAAGATTTTCTGCCTTCTAAGAGAAGGTGTTTGAGTCCTGATTTGACTATCATTGAAGACAACGATATCCTAGATGATGCCATTGAAAACTGCGACGATGAAGACAAAGAGAATTCTCTTTCAGATGAAGTcaagcttcaaaaacagGAGGAAAAGCTACAGAAGGATAAGCAAAAAAAGGAAGAACTTCGTTTGCAGCGTTTGGAGcagaaagaacaagagaaattggccaagctcaaaaggaaagaagaagagaagttAGAGAGAGAAATTAAAAAGGAGGAGGAAAGGCTAGAAAAAGAACTTAAGAAAGAGCGTaagaaagaagaggaaaGGCTCAAAAAGGAACGCAAGCgggaagaagaaagggAAAAAAAAGAGCAAGAAAGGTTGGCCAAGGAAAGAAGGAAAGAGGaggagaagttggagaaagaaCTAAAGAAAGAGGAAGAACGCTTAGAAAGAGAGCGCAAGAAAGGAGAAGAACGCTTAGAAAGAGAGCGtaagaaagaagaagagcgTCTTGAAAGGGAGCGTAAGAAGGAGGAGGAACGTCTCCAGagagaaaagagaaaagaagaagagagatTAGAAAGAGAACGTAtaaaggaagaagagagacttaagcttgaagaagaaagggAAAAAGGTCAAAGAAAGATCTCCAGCTTTTTCGCTGTAAATTCCCAAAGAACACCAACGAAGGCTGTCATAGCGAAAGATAAGAGTGAGACAGTGACTAAAGAAATATCAGAATCTCCTTACAACAAAACATTTTTACCATTTTTCCAGAAAAAGACTGTGATGATGGCTCCAAGTCGTCAATTATCCCTGAGTACTTTGACTATAGCTATTAGTCGTTATGACGAGCTTCTAAAATCTGAATCTCAGGCTCCTCTCGAAGAAGCTACAGCTTTCTTTACACCAACCAAAGACAATACTTCGAACTCTTACAAAAAGGCAACCTCCCCCGATGATATTATTAGTGCACTTAATTCATCAGATGTAACTGAACACGAAATTTACCAAATGCTTCAAAATATTCCTGGCATTAAATACTTACAGTTCTACGAAAACCAAAAACCACCTTATATAGGGACCTGGTGTTCCAAGGAACACTTGGGAATGAACTTTCCTATATTTGAGCCATTCAACACCTCAACCACCAAATATGACTACGATTATGATTCGGATTTGGAATGgaatggagaagaagaaggggaaggtgaagatattgatgaagatgaagacgaggatgaagatgaagatgaaatggAGGCCGATGACGATTTGGAcgattttgttgataatgACGCtaagagaaagaaaaagTTTATGGGTCCATTGGTTCCTATATGCCAATGGAATGATGACAATAATCCTATGTTCAATGGCATGAAATATGAAAGATTGCATATTAATATCGAATTTGGTATTGATCCTACTCGCAACTACTTCAATATCAAGTCATCTGCTGCCCAGATACAAAGCCTAGGGACTCTGGTTCAAGTCAGCTCTGTTTCTTCACCTGCTAAAGGAAGCTCACCTACAAAGGCCAATGTACTCACACCACAAAAATCTACAATaaaagatgaaaaagtcGTCTTCCGTCTAATGCAGTTTTTGGAAGAGAATAACAAATTCACCATAGGAACATTAACTGAACTCTCTAAGAGTAAGGAAGAGTTTGGTAGCTTCACCAAAGCCACTTTAAAGCACACGATCCAAGAATTGGCAAACTACAATAAAAGTACATCTAATTGGGAGGTCAAACCCGAGATAAAGGAAAGATTGGTTCAGCTTCACGGTTCCGAGTGCTAA